From a region of the Lactuca sativa cultivar Salinas chromosome 4, Lsat_Salinas_v11, whole genome shotgun sequence genome:
- the LOC128133552 gene encoding uncharacterized protein LOC128133552, producing the protein MFSKSRKRGGKEKWCGKCKKKNSRKSGEKVTCFKCVKPDHYADECPFNEKVWYECNEEGHFKQDCPKREEATKPNVTLKHYDGCDEEVTCYKCGKTGHYANKCVSKERVCYECRKEGHLSRDCPKKNEGARPNTLPQPRAGAFQMILDKADNIVRNQGGGFYIQRLSYQVAG; encoded by the coding sequence ATGTTCTCGAAGTCTAGAAAAAGAGGAGGTAAAGAAAAATGGTGTGgtaaatgcaaaaagaaaaactCTAGAAAAAGTGGCGAGAAGGTGACATGTTTTAAGTGTGTAAAGCCTGATCATTACGCCGACGAATGTCCATTCAATGAAAAGGTATggtacgaatgtaatgaggaagggcacttcaagcaggACTGCCCAAAGAGGGAAgaagctacaaagccaaatgtaaCGTTGAAGCATTATGATGGATGCGACGAAGAGgtgacttgttacaaatgtggaaagacagggcattacgccaacaagtgTGTATCCAAAGAGAGGGTGTGCTATGAATGTCGAAAAGAAGGGCATTTATctagggattgcccgaagaagaatgaAGGAGCAAGACCAAATACACTGCCACAGCCGAGGGCaggagcatttcaaatgatccttgacaaaGCAGACAATATTGTGAGGAATCAAGGAggaggattttatatccaaagatTAAGTTATCAAGTAGCAGGGTGA
- the LOC111877088 gene encoding histidine-containing phosphotransfer protein 4 yields the protein MERNQMHRQIASIRKSFFDQGYLDEQFIQLEELQDNSNPNFVEEVVTLFYRDSARFLYNLDQALEKRPLDFNKLDSLMHQFKGSSSSIGAKKVKTECTNFRAHCNAQNAEGCKRTYQHVKREYTTLKKKLEAYFQMSRQVGPIEMACRPR from the exons ATGGAAAGAAATCAAATGCATAGACAGATTGCTAGCATTCGCAAATCCTTTTTCGACCAG GGGTATCTCGATGAACAATTTATACAGTTAGAGGAGttgcaagacaattcaaatcCCAATTTCGTGGAGGAAGTTGTCACGTTGTTTTATCGTGATTCTGCTCGTTTTCTCTACAATCTcgatcaagcctt ggaAAAAAGGCCTTTGGATTTTAATAAATTAGACAGTCTAATGCATCAGTTTAAAGGCAGTAGCTCTAGCATTGGAGCCAAGAAGGTCAAAACTGAGTGCACCAACTTTAGGGCTCACTGCAATGCCCAAAATGCTGAAGG ATGCAAGAGAACCTACCAACATGTCAAAAGAGAGTATACAACTCTCAAAAAGAAACTTGAAGCTTATTTTCAG ATGTCAAGACAAGTTGGGCCTATTGAAATGGCATGTCGGCCCAGGTAG